From Triticum urartu cultivar G1812 chromosome 2, Tu2.1, whole genome shotgun sequence, a single genomic window includes:
- the LOC125541135 gene encoding peroxidase 2-like — MAGSEKKFATLALLLALLGCVARTCEASYGFLPPPAPSLTYGHYSKVENTCYGAEMIVSNIVKEEVNRDRGIGAGLIRLLFHDCFVQGCDGSVLLDISATPNEPTEKDGIPNRHSLRGFEVIDRIKDALEATPGCERVVSCADIVAFAARDATYFLSNETMYFEMPSGRYDGNMSLASETLPNLPPPFADITMLEGLFANKGLSLDDMVTLSGAHSVGVSHCSSFRDRLPPNPSSDPMAMNSTLANLVTSQCSRGDNPTVDQDIYTPGYLDNQYYKNVISHEVLLKSDAALESPKTLESVKQNAKFSVDWELKFGEAMVKMGNIDVKTSKNGEIRHKCWSINKNYS; from the exons ATGGCTGGTAGTGAAAAGAAGTTTGCCACCTTGGCTCTGCTGCTAGCATTGCTTGGCTGCGTGGCGCGCACGTGCGAAGCAAGCTATGggtttcttcctcctcctgcCCCGTCGCTCACCTACGGTCACTACTCCAAGGTCGAGAATACTTGCTATGGAGCGGAGATGATCGTGAGTAACATTGTAAAGGAGGAGGTGAACCGCGACCGTGGCATCGGCGCCGGGCTCATCCGCCTCTTGTTCCACGACTGCTTCGTCCAG GGTTGCGATGGGTCTGTCCTCCTTGACATTAGCGCCACGCCCAACGAGCCGACCGAGAAGGACGGCATCCCCAACAGGCACAGCCTCCGCGGCTTCGAGGTGATCGACAGGATCAAGGACGCGCTGGAGGCCACGCCCGGGTGCGAGCGTGTCGTCTCGTGCGCGGACATCGTCGCCTTTGCTGCGCGCGACGCCACCTACTTCCTCAGCAACGAGACGATGTACTTCGAAATGCCGTCGGGCCGCTACGACGGGAACATGTCCCTCGCGAGCGAGACCCTCCCCAACCTGCCCCCTCCCTTCGCCGACATCACGATGCTCGAGGGTTTGTTCGCGAACAAGGGCCTCAGCCTCGACGACATGGTCACCCTCTCCGGCGCGCACTCCGTCGGCGTCTCCCACTGCTCGTCCTTCCGTGACCGCCTGCCGCCCAACCCTTCTTCGGATCCCATGGCCATGAACTCTACGTTGGCCAACTTGGTGACAAGTCAGTGCAGCAGAGGCGACAACCCTACGGTGGATCAGGACATCTACACCCCTGGATACCTGGACAACCAATACTACAAGAACGTGATTAGCCACGAAGTGTTGTTGAAATCAGATGCCGCGCTCGAGTCGCCCAAGACACTTGAATCCGTGAAACAAAATGCTAAGTTCTCCGTGGACTGGGAGTTAAAGTTCGGGGAAGCCATGGTGAAGATGGGCAACATCGACGTGAAGACCAGCAAGAATGGGGAGATCAGACACAAGTGCTGGTCCATCAACAAGAACTACTCCTAA